DNA from Kitasatospora herbaricolor:
TCTGCGCGCGGCACACCGCCGCCTGGGTCGAGGGCCTGCAGTCGGTGGGTGTGGCGGCCTGCGCCAAGCACTTCCCCGGCCACGGCGACACCGCCGTCGACTCGCACCACGGCCTGCCCGTGGTCGACGTGGACGTCGACCTGCTGCGTTCGCGCGACCTCGTCCCGTTCAAGGCGGCGATCGCGGCCGGTGCCAAGGCCGTGATGACGGCCCACATCATGGTCCCGGTGCTCGACCCGAGCCTGCCGGCCACCCTGAGCAAGGCCGTGCTCAGCGGCCTGCTGCGGGCCCGGCCGGAGGACGGCGGCCTCGGCTACGACGGCCTGATCGTCACCGACGCGATCGAGATGGGTGCCATCGCGGACACCTACGGCACCTCCGAGGGCACCCTGCTGGCCCTGGAGGCCGGCGCGGACGCGATCTGCGTCGGCGGCGAGCACGCCGACGAGGAGACCGTCCTGCAGCTGCACGACGCCATCGTGGCGGCGGTGCGCTCCGGCCGGCTCTCCGAGGAGCGCCTGGCCGACGCCGCGGACCGGGTCCGCAGGCTCGGCAGCTGGGCCCGGATCGAGGCCCAGGGCGAGCGCCGTGAGCCGGACCTGTCGATCGGCCTGCAGGCCGCCCGGCGGGCCCTGCGGGTGGTCCGGGCGCCCGGGCGCCCGGTGGCCCCGGTGACGGACCGTCCGTACGTCGCCTCGTTCTCCCCGCAGGCGAACGTGGCGGTCGGCGACGAGACCCCGTGGGGCGTGGCGGGCATGCTCGCCGCGCGCCTGCCCGGCACCCGGGCGGAGAACTTCGGCCCGGCGGACGCGGCTCCGGAGCGGCTGGACGCGCTGGTCGCCAGGGTGCTCGCGGGCGCCCAGGACCGCCGGCTGGTGCTGATGGTCCGTGACACCCACCGGCACGACTGGATGTCCG
Protein-coding regions in this window:
- a CDS encoding glycoside hydrolase family 3 protein, with translation MSILIPSGTVNDQLHRDALAVLQPGFVGTTPPDWIRRHLAAGLGSVALFGRNVTDTAQLAELTAALRAENPDILVAIDEEGGDVTRLETGSGSSWPGNLALGAVDDPALTRDVARELGRALAACGVNYNWAPSADVNSNPGNPVIGVRSFGADPELCARHTAAWVEGLQSVGVAACAKHFPGHGDTAVDSHHGLPVVDVDVDLLRSRDLVPFKAAIAAGAKAVMTAHIMVPVLDPSLPATLSKAVLSGLLRARPEDGGLGYDGLIVTDAIEMGAIADTYGTSEGTLLALEAGADAICVGGEHADEETVLQLHDAIVAAVRSGRLSEERLADAADRVRRLGSWARIEAQGERREPDLSIGLQAARRALRVVRAPGRPVAPVTDRPYVASFSPQANVAVGDETPWGVAGMLAARLPGTRAENFGPADAAPERLDALVARVLAGAQDRRLVLMVRDTHRHDWMSAALHRLVTARPDALVVEMGVPQAAPVGALHIATHGAARVCGLAAVEVLTGQPQTAS